In Methanobacterium sp., the following are encoded in one genomic region:
- a CDS encoding IS630 family transposase, with translation MSRTPSLKVKKWITREELKKLIRKKEKDVKVLNRLHFMNYLYDECSVPEASEKLGVTKQAGYI, from the coding sequence ATGAGTAGAACTCCTTCTTTAAAAGTTAAAAAATGGATTACCCGTGAAGAATTGAAAAAACTGATAAGAAAAAAGGAAAAAGACGTTAAAGTTTTAAATAGGCTTCATTTCATGAATTATCTCTACGATGAGTGCAGTGTTCCTGAAGCAAGTGAAAAACTAGGCGTAACAAAACAAGCAGGTTATATA